A genomic region of Corticium candelabrum chromosome 6, ooCorCand1.1, whole genome shotgun sequence contains the following coding sequences:
- the LOC134180741 gene encoding uncharacterized protein LOC134180741: MSLSRLLANPVSCPEIGEIPHQPTDITFPKKWKWLHWDQQTSRVFCHLCIIAVKQKMKGSYCADSAFVSRGYQNWKKATSAFRNHGSSSCRKESLENVIILPARTQDAAEILSSRTSEEKEKSRKCLKKIFSAVQFLARQGLPLCGDGWYELNGNLNQLINLLSKEDANLATWTKKKTDKYTSKDVQNEVLRVVGQRVLRDIVSDIRSSVFTILVAEPTDISTTEQVVFVLRLVDDRLDVHKDIVGLYSTASLTADSLVAIIQDVLLRLNLSIERCRDTAMIEQLS; encoded by the exons ATGTCTCTCTCGAGGCTACTTGCTAATCCTGTATCGTGTCCGGAGATTGGAGAGATACCACACCAACCGACAGACATCACGTTTCCTAAA AAGTGGAAGTGGCTACACTGGGATCAACAGACAAGTCGTGTTTTCTGCCATCTGTGCATCATAGCTGTCAAACAGAAGATGAAAGGCTCGTATTGCGCAGATAGCGCTTTCGTGAGCAGGGGCTACCAGAACTGGAAGAAAGCAACTTCTGCATTTAGAAATCACGGGAGTTCATCGTGTCGCAAAGAGTCCCTCGAAAACGTCATTATTCTTCCTGCAAGGACACAGGATGCGGCGGAAATTCTAAGTTCAAGGACGAGCGAAGAGAAGGAGAAGAGTCGCAAGTGCCTTAAGAAAATATTTAGTGCTGTTCAGTTTCTAGCAAGACAAGGATTGCCACTATGTGGTGATGGTTGGTATGAACTGAACGGTAATCTTAACCAACTCATCAACCTTCTCAGCAAAGAAGATGCAAATCTGGCAACTTGGacaaagaagaagacagaTAAGTACACTTCCAAAGATGTGCAAAATGAGGTGTTAAGAGTCGTGGGTCAACGTGTCCTGAGAGACATTGTATCTGACATTAGATCATCAGTGTTTACCATTTTGGTGGCTGAACCTACAGATATCAGCACCACAGAACAGGTTGTTTTCGTTCTCCGCTTGGTTGATGATAGACTTGATGTCCATAAAGATATCGTTGGTCTTTACAGCACAGCAAGCCTGACTGCAGACTCACTGGTTGCAATCATTCAGGATGTCCTGTTACGGCTGAATCTTTCAATAGAGCGTTGTCGGGACACTGCTATGATTGAGCAGCTGTCATGA
- the LOC134180742 gene encoding zinc finger MYM-type protein 1-like has product MKGQRNGVATQISCLERRAIYTHCYGHSLNLACQETVREVKIVKDAVDTTFELSKIAKYSAKRKAELVRLKEERAHNDPGFRTICPTRWTVRSKSLSSVRQNYSVLQQSLSTFADFAKHDMEISARVNGIRSQMEKFSFLFGVMLGESVLGMAENLSCVLQSKKISAAEVQAAAELTLDTMLKHRTDTAFTKFWDKVVKHSKNVDVDKPALPRKRRVPARFDLSGAGESYVPLTVKEHYMIIYYAAFDRVISSIKNHFDQPGYKVYCPLENVLLNAISGNDFEADIQKVIEVYGNDFDQDLLRIQLDIFQTHFASEQGKQQGNSTISDVKSLCLSLGEGRHVLSQIEVLLKVLLIMPATNTSSERSFSALRRIKNYLRSTMKQERLNDVMVLNVHKDKTDSLDLNCCCNDFVSGSEHIDVEFSVSKFTRPPNLVFCGRREINVSRRRWD; this is encoded by the exons ATGAAAGGGCAAAGAAATGGTGTAGCAACTCAAATATCTTGTTTAGAAAGACGTGccatatacacacattgctATGGTCACTCATTAAACCTAGCCTGCCAAGAAACTGTTCGTGAAGTGAAAATTGTGAAAGATGCAGTAGACACCACATTTGAATTATCGAAAATTGCTAAGTATTCAGCAAAACGCAAGGCCGAATTAGTGAGATTAAAGGAAGAACGGGCACATAATGATCCTGGCTTCAGAACCATATGTCCAACTAGGTGGACTGTACGGTCAAAGTCTCTGAGTAGTGTCAGGCAAAACTACTCAGTCTTGCAACAGAGCTTAAGTACATTTGCAGACTTTGCTAAACATGACATGGAAATCTCTGCCAGAGTTAACGGAATCAGGTCTCAAATGGAAaagttttctttcttgtttggaGTCATGCTTGGTGAGAGCGTATTAGGTATGGCAGAAAACCTTAGTTGTGTCCTGCAAAGTAAGAAGATTTCAGCTGCAGAAGTTCAAGCTGCAGCTGAGCTGACGTTGGACACCATGCTGAAGCACAGGACTGACACAGCATTTACCAAATTCTGGGACAaagtggtcaagcacagtaaAAATGTAGACGTAGACAAGCCAGCTCTACCCAGGAAAAGGAGAGTACCTGCACGATTTGACCTATCAGGTGCTGGTGAGAGTTATGTTCCGTTGACAGTAAAAGAACACTACATGATAATATACTATGCTGCATTTGATCGGGTCATTTCTTCAATCAAGAACCATTTTGACCAACCGGGCTACAAAGTTTATTGCCCCCTTGAAAATGTATTGCTCAATGCCATATCGGGGAATGATTTTGAGGCAGACATTCAGAAAGTTATTGAAGTGTATGGCAATGATTTTGATCAAGACTTGCTTCGCATACAGCTAGACATCTTTCAAACTCATTTTGCATCAGAGCAGGGAAAACAGCAAGGAAATAGTACTATTTCTGATGTGAAGTCTCTTTGTCTCAGCCTTGGAGAAGGTCGCCATGTACTGTCGCAAATTGAAGTGTTACTGAAGGTTCTTCTAATCATGCCTGCCACAAATACCAGTAGTGAGAGATCCTTTTCTGCGTTGAGACGGATCAAGAATTATCTTCGATCAACAATGAAGCAGGAGAGACTGAACGATGTCATGGTTTTGAATGTACACAAAGACAAGACAGATAGTCTGGATTtgaattgttgttgtaatgacTTTGTAAGTGGCAGTGAGCATATAGACGTGGAATTTTCG GTATCTAAGTTTACCAGACCACCAAATTTAGTATTCTGCGGAAGACGAGAGATCAATGTATCACGACGACGCTGGGATTAA
- the LOC134181539 gene encoding uncharacterized protein LOC134181539, whose protein sequence is MKQQIFIVIIYFLHKCGVYFIGRETRTCDFFQELTDILGDKTEIEPVSVASSYSCTTDESVNTSSSYDACYQDYDDQLESINDHSVLDEIETVTEGTGGPPPAKRPKRDKGKCVSIPTRKTSASKRDIIDVIKRMEQNRHELEKQKMDLLKDMQREKITSMKSLMDTLKVLQTNIN, encoded by the coding sequence ATGAAACAACAAATTTTTATTGTTATCATTTATTTTCTTCATAAATGTGGTGTTTATTTCATAGGAAGGGAAACACGTACGTGTGACTTTTTCCAGGAACTGACAGATATCCTTGGAGATAAGACTGAGATAGAACCCGTGAGTGTAGCCAGCAGCTACAGCTGTACTACTGATGAATCCGTCAACACCAGCAGCAGTTATGATGCCTGCTATCAGGATTATGATGATCAACTTGAATCAATCAATGACCATTCCGTGTTAGACGAAATAGAGACAGTCACTGAAGGCACAGGTGGCCCACCTCCAGCCAAAAGACCAAAGAGGGACAAAGGAAAGTGTGTTTCTATTCCTACCAGAAAGACTAGTGCAAGCAAGAGAGACATAATTGACGTCATCAAACGTATGGAGCAAAATAGGCATGAGCTTGAGAAGCAGAAAATGGATCTTCTCAAAGACATGCAGAGAGAGAAAATTACTTCAATGAAAAGCCTTATGGACACTCTCAAAGTATTGCAGACAAACATTAATTAG